The following proteins come from a genomic window of Lytechinus pictus isolate F3 Inbred chromosome 1, Lp3.0, whole genome shotgun sequence:
- the LOC135155601 gene encoding microfibril-associated glycoprotein 4-like — MDASPPQETPGGGSSTTSPELSSIGSPEASSEQAMTPMTGSSTTPSEPATNGTTIYSQEHTSGYSTTPSEHTTDDAATTLSHPTTIPSTEALPETTTKGNLDVNSCKMLYSMGHQTSGVYAISPSGVGLTDVYCDMTTDSGGWTIFQKRYDGSVDFYRNYTEYVRGFGDVEGEYWLGLDQLYLLAKDGVELRIDMVDYDNNPFYAHYGSFSIGSTNTK; from the exons ATGGATGCATCACCACCCCAAGAAACTCCTGGTGGAGGAAGTTCGACAACTTCACCAGAACTTTCATCCATTGGATCACCTGAAGCTTCGTCAGAACAAGCAATGACCCCAATGACAGGCTCTTCAACTACTCCATCAGAACCTGCGACCAATGGTACAACAATATATTCGCAGGAACATACGTCAGGTTATTCGACAACTCCATCAGAACATACGACAGACGATGCGGCTACAACTTTGTCACACCCTACAACAATTCCTTCTACGGAGGCTTTACCTGAAACCACAACTAAAGGAAATTTAGATGTGAATTCATgtaagatgctctattcaatgGGGCATCAAACAAGTGGTGTCTATGCCATCTCTCCTAGCGGTGTGGGACTGACCGATGTCTACTGCGATATGACCACCGATAGCGGAGGGTGGACAATCTTCCAG AAACGTTATGACGGATCTGTGGATTTTTACCGCAATTATACCGAGTATGTTCGTGGATTTGGTGACGTCGAGGGCGAATACTGGTTGGGATTAGACCAACTCTACTTACTTGCTAAAGATGGAGTCGAACTCAGAATCGATATGGTTGATTACGATAACAATCCATTCTACGCTCATTATGGCAGTTTTAGCATTGGAAGTACCAACACCAAGTAA
- the LOC129264159 gene encoding microfibril-associated glycoprotein 4-like → MENPTDTSPPLETLDGGSSTTSPEISSSGSTEASSEQAMSGSVTTPSEPTTNDTPMDASPPQETPGGGSSTTSQELSSSGSTEASSEQAMTPMTGSSTTPSEPTTNDTPMDASPPQETPGGGSSTTSPELSSSGSTEASSEQAMTPMTGSSTTPSEHTTDDAATTLSHPTTIPSTEALPETTTKGTSGVNSCKTLYSMGHQTSGVYAISPSGVGLTDVYCDMTTDSGGWTIFQKRYDGSVDFYRNYTEYVRGFGDVEGEYWLGLDQLYLLAKDGVELRIDMVDYDNNPFYAHYGSFSIGSTNTNYRIGFSSYTGTAGEGLDAANGQAFSTYDNDHDDGIGNCASLYKGGWWYNNCYTANLNGVHGLQNDLEGIVWDYPNPKYMRDTEMKLR, encoded by the exons AGAATCCTACGGATACATCACCACCACTAGAAACTCTCGATGGAGGAAGTTCGACAACCTCGCCAGAAATTTCATCCAGTGGATCAACTGAAGCTTCGTCAGAACAAGCAATGTCAGGCTCAGTAACTACTCCATCAGAACCTACGACCAATG ATACTCCCATGGATGCATCACCGCCCCAAGAAACTCCTGGTGGAGGAAGTTCGACAACTTCACAAGAACTTTCTTCCAGTGGATCAACTGAAGCTTCGTCAGAACAAGCAATGACCCCAATGACAGGCTCTTCAACTACTCCATCAGAACCTACGACCAATG ATACTCCCATGGATGCATCACCACCCCAAGAAACTCCTGGTGGAGGAAGTTCGACAACTTCACCAGAACTTTCATCCAGTGGATCAACCGAAGCTTCGTCAGAACAAGCAATGACCCCAATGACAGGCTCTTCAACTACTCCATCAGAACATACGACAGACGATGCAGCGACAACTTTGTCACACCCTACAACAATTCCTTCTACGGAGGCTTTACCTGAAACCACAACAAAAGGAACTTCAGGTGTGAATTCGTGTAAGACGCTCTATTCAATGGGGCATCAAACAAGTGGTGTCTATGCCATCTCTCCTAGCGGTGTGGGACTGACCGATGTCTACTGCGATATGACCACCGATAGCGGAGGGTGGACAATCTTCCAG AAACGTTATGACGGATCTGTGGATTTTTACCGCAATTATACCGAGTATGTTCGTGGATTTGGTGACGTCGAGGGCGAATACTGGTTGGGATTAGACCAACTCTACTTACTTGCTAAAGATGGAGTCGAACTCAGAATCGATATGGTTGATTACGATAACAATCCATTCTACGCTCATTATGGCAGTTTTAGCATTGGAAGTACCAACACCAA CTACCGAATCGGGTTTTCATCATATACCGGTACTGCAGGAGAAGGGCTAGATGCAGCCAACGGACAAGCCTTCTCAACTTATGAcaatgaccatgatgacggaATTGGTAATTGTGCTTCTCTGTACAAAGGGGGGTGGTGGTATAACAACTGTTATACAGCCAACTTGAATGGGGTACACGGACTCCAAAATGATTTGGAAGGGATTGTTTGGGATTACCCTAACCCAAAATACATGAGAGATACAGAAATGAAGTTAAGATGA